The following proteins are co-located in the Sphingobacteriaceae bacterium genome:
- a CDS encoding SPFH domain-containing protein: MGLFNKLKNEFIDIIEWVDSSNDTIIWKFPRFQNEIKMGAKLTVRESQVAVFMNEGKIADVFQPGMHTLQTQNMPILSTLMGWKYGFNSPFKADVYFVSTKQFIDQKWGTKNPITLSDPRFGFIELRSFGTFAFRVTDGGKFIKEIAGTDEHFTTEEVTNQLRSMIVTKFTDAVGEGNIPVEKFASNLEELSTLGKEKLNNDFQEYGLNITKFLVENVSMPEELKKEIFNYSRLQSGIDMNKLAQFNTANAIKDAAKNEGIGGAGVGMGVGFGMGNMMTNMMNQSGANNLGTGNNTPPPPPIIQFHVVVNGAQAGPFQLEQLKAMITNGQLTKATMVWKAGMANWASAESQPELINLFSQVPPPPPIG; the protein is encoded by the coding sequence ATGGGTTTATTTAATAAATTGAAGAATGAATTTATCGACATCATTGAATGGGTTGATAGTTCAAATGATACAATAATCTGGAAATTTCCAAGATTTCAGAATGAAATTAAAATGGGTGCTAAGTTAACTGTGCGTGAAAGTCAAGTAGCGGTATTTATGAATGAAGGTAAAATTGCCGACGTTTTTCAGCCGGGCATGCACACGCTTCAAACACAAAATATGCCTATACTATCTACTTTAATGGGATGGAAGTATGGATTCAATAGTCCCTTCAAAGCAGATGTTTATTTTGTTAGCACCAAACAATTTATTGATCAAAAATGGGGAACTAAAAATCCAATTACATTAAGTGATCCTCGTTTTGGTTTTATAGAATTGAGAAGTTTTGGAACTTTTGCATTTCGAGTTACGGATGGCGGAAAGTTTATTAAAGAAATTGCAGGTACCGACGAGCATTTTACAACGGAGGAAGTTACCAATCAACTCCGCAGTATGATTGTTACAAAATTTACAGATGCTGTGGGAGAAGGTAATATACCGGTTGAGAAATTTGCTTCTAACTTAGAAGAATTATCAACCTTAGGAAAAGAAAAGTTAAATAATGATTTTCAGGAATACGGATTAAACATTACCAAGTTTTTAGTTGAGAATGTTTCAATGCCTGAGGAATTGAAAAAAGAAATTTTCAATTACTCTCGTTTGCAATCCGGAATTGACATGAATAAATTGGCTCAATTCAATACAGCTAATGCGATAAAAGATGCGGCTAAAAATGAAGGTATTGGTGGTGCTGGAGTAGGAATGGGTGTAGGCTTTGGAATGGGAAATATGATGACCAATATGATGAATCAAAGTGGAGCTAATAATTTAGGAACAGGAAACAACACACCTCCACCACCTCCCATTATTCAATTTCATGTTGTTGTAAATGGAGCACAAGCCGGTCCTTTTCAACTAGAACAATTAAAGGCAATGATCACAAATGGTCAACTTACTAAGGCTACTATGGTTTGGAAAGCCGGAATGGCCAATTGGGCATCTGCAGAGTCGCAGCCAGAGTTGATTAATTTATTTAGTCAAGTTCCACCACCACCTCCTATAGGATAA
- a CDS encoding response regulator transcription factor translates to MVKVLIADKNYLTRVGLELLVGELNGFDLLPTVCGDIQSLESQLEISKPNLLIADFLSLGISIGGLKKLIQKYNRTKFVVITELLNKPDLKKVLDSGTFGFLTKDCDKTEILESISSTLKGEKFVCSKILSILTTAPEIVESPSYIKSIGCHGVSVTNREIEIIIAIAEGLSNKLIADKLSLSTHTVNTHRKNIMSKLGVSNTAGVVMFAVKNKLLETNFELFEGS, encoded by the coding sequence ATGGTAAAAGTACTAATAGCCGATAAAAATTATCTTACCCGAGTAGGCCTCGAACTACTTGTAGGTGAATTAAATGGCTTTGATTTATTACCAACAGTTTGTGGAGATATTCAGAGTTTAGAGAGCCAACTTGAAATTTCAAAACCGAATCTACTAATAGCAGACTTTTTATCACTGGGTATATCTATTGGAGGTTTAAAGAAATTGATTCAAAAATACAACAGAACTAAATTTGTTGTGATTACTGAATTATTGAATAAACCAGACTTAAAAAAAGTATTGGATAGTGGCACCTTTGGATTTTTGACTAAAGATTGTGATAAAACAGAGATATTGGAATCAATCAGCTCTACTTTGAAAGGAGAGAAGTTTGTTTGTAGTAAAATTCTTTCTATTTTAACTACAGCTCCCGAAATTGTTGAAAGTCCTTCGTACATTAAATCAATTGGCTGTCATGGTGTAAGTGTTACCAATCGTGAAATTGAAATCATTATTGCCATTGCTGAAGGATTATCCAATAAACTTATAGCGGATAAATTATCATTGAGTACACACACAGTAAATACACATCGTAAAAATATCATGAGTAAATTAGGAGTTAGTAACACTGCCGGTGTGGTTATGTTTGCGGTTAAAAATAAATTATTGGAAACTAATTTTGAATTATTTGAAGGAAGCTAA
- a CDS encoding ribonuclease Z: MNRQKFELLILGSSAAIPTSERNQTSQILNICERWFLIDCGEATQIQLRKYKSKLQAINHIFISHLHGDHFFGLPGLLSSMHLLGRKTDIHIYAPENLKEFIDKALHVSESTLAFSIKWTFTKDDKLRLLFEDDKVEIFSFPLKHRIFCTGFLFKEKPLPRKIDKENLEKFGLCTADIPALRKGLDVINNSGKTVKNQKVTLDPFPSRSFAYCSDTIYNLEVVNHIINVDLLYHESTFLEDNLARAKKTFHSTAKQAAEIAKNAKAKKLILGHFSTRYPDLDQFLTESKTVFPNSELATDGKKFNI; encoded by the coding sequence ATGAACCGACAAAAATTTGAGCTTTTAATTTTAGGTTCTTCAGCTGCCATTCCCACTTCCGAGAGAAATCAAACTTCACAAATACTAAATATTTGCGAGCGTTGGTTTTTAATTGATTGCGGTGAAGCCACTCAAATTCAACTGAGAAAATATAAAAGTAAGCTGCAAGCTATCAATCATATTTTTATTTCGCACTTACACGGAGATCATTTTTTTGGATTACCCGGTTTACTTAGCTCAATGCATTTATTAGGCAGAAAAACCGACATACATATTTATGCGCCAGAAAATTTGAAAGAATTTATTGATAAAGCATTACATGTTTCGGAATCTACTTTAGCCTTTTCAATTAAGTGGACTTTCACAAAAGATGACAAGCTTCGTTTACTTTTTGAAGACGATAAAGTTGAAATATTTTCTTTTCCATTAAAGCACCGCATTTTCTGCACCGGTTTTTTGTTCAAGGAAAAACCTCTACCTAGAAAAATAGATAAAGAAAACTTGGAAAAATTTGGATTATGCACAGCGGATATTCCGGCTTTACGAAAAGGCTTAGATGTAATAAACAATTCGGGAAAAACCGTGAAAAATCAAAAAGTAACCTTAGATCCTTTTCCTTCTAGAAGCTTTGCTTATTGCAGTGATACGATTTACAATTTAGAGGTAGTTAATCACATTATAAATGTTGATTTACTTTATCACGAAAGCACTTTTTTAGAAGATAATTTGGCCAGGGCAAAAAAAACATTTCATTCCACTGCTAAACAAGCGGCAGAAATTGCCAAAAACGCTAAAGCGAAAAAATTAATTTTAGGGCATTTTTCTACCCGTTATCCTGATCTTGATCAGTTTTTAACAGAATCAAAAACTGTTTTTCCCAATAGTGAATTAGCAACTGATGGTAAAAAATTCAATATTTAG